ACACCTCAACCGAAATATTTGGCAAAGCGGTTAGATTAATGCTGGAAAAGGGTATCTATGATCGCCCGCCCAAAATGAATTACCCGAATAAGATTGAATATGTTGAAAAGGAATCATTTCTCGATGGAATGTTAGGCAAGAAAAGGCCGCTGAACGCCATTGAATTGTCTGAGATTTTCTTCAATATTGAACGGAATTATTTCTCTGTTATTTTAATGCTTGGTTTCGCTCAAGTAATCGAAGACACGAAGCTGAAAGATTTTATCAAACGGGGAAAAAATAAGCGAGAAGCAGATTTCACTTTTCAATGATTTATTAAAGGAAGAAGAACTGCTCGGAAATATTATGGTAAGTATGGAAGTCACGGCTTCCACGGTATCGCCTTTTTCAGACAAACTGATCATGTCCATGATTATGACATTGAATGCTGTAGATATCGTACTGATTTCACATGCCTTGGCATTAGCTATGCGCGCTGACCTCATTGCACATTACAGTTCAATTGTAGGCGAAGTCATGTTATACGGAAAAGACTGTTATGATACTGTAGTTGCAAGGAGATGGCTAGAACAACCTCCATTAACAACGGATCGTAAACAATTGCTTAAAACCTAGCCTTCTTACGCTTACTGTCGTTCCCTCGATTCCTTTAGAAATTCTATAGCAACAGCGTTATTTAACCATATAGTCGTCTTTTCTACTTTTAAACGGGAAGACGGCTTTTTCATACCCACTGCATAGGGGTTGTCCCTATCCTCCAAAGGTCTGTGCAATGCCCCGCTCGTTTCATCGAGCACCTCACTTCAAGCCCATTTGCCTCAAAGATCTTTTGGTGTTCGCCTTGTTCATATCCATTTTTCTACAGGATACAAAAAGGTACCCGCAACTAAACACTTTCTTTGTAGTGTCTAGTAGCTGGGTACCCGTTTACCGCCAAGATCCTTGTTTTTGACCTATAATCCTATGGAGAAATGCTTAAAGCGTTTACTTGTGGGACACCCTCATTGTACTGTTCACTGTCCCTAAGGCAGCAACCCCTGCTTCACAATGGTTTGCAGCGTTTTGTTGCGGTCGCCGCTGACTTCCCAGGACATCGCGCCGCCTAGTCCTTTGGACTTGATATAGTCGATCTTGGCTTGGATGGATTGCTCGTCATCGTAAGAGATATAAGTGCCGCCGCTAGGATTGTATAAGTACGGAGTCTTGGTTACGCTGTTCCAATAACGGGTATAGCCGTTTTTGTTGATGTAATTGGCCTGCAGGTCGTTGAAGTCATAAGAGCCTTTCTCCCAAGTGCCTGTTTGCGAAACCCCTGTGCATGTCTGGTACTGCCCGCCGTTTGCGTTGGCGCAGCCGCTCCAGCCGCGTCCGTAATAGGGCAAGCCGAGAATCAGCTTGGAAGCGGGCACTCCTGCGTTAAGGAAGGATGTTACCGATTTATCAACATTGAAATTCGTAGGATCCGGATTCGGGTCAGCTGGGTCGTAGTAGAGCGGAGCGTTTTGTCCGGACTTCGCATCCCAACTGCCGTGATAGTCGTAGCTCATCAGGTTGATCCAATCTAGAGAAGCAGCCATATTTCCTAACTGGGTATTGGAAACGTAGCTAGGTCCAGCGCCTGCCGCAATGGTCAGGTAGTAATGCTTGCCGTCCGCCGCTCCTGCGGTATCTAATTCGGCGCGGATTGCTTGCAGCAGCAGTACGTAGTTCTGCTTGTCGGCTGTGCGGTAGCTGTTGCCCGCGAGGCCGCCGCTCACCGGATATTCCCAGTCCAGGTCGACGCCGTCGAACTGATACTTTTTAATGAAAGCAACGGCCGATTTCGCGAATGTCGTTCGCGTGGCCGGGTCACTGGCTACATCGGAGAAGCGGTTCGACCATGTCCAGCCGCCTACGGAGATGATCGTTTTGAGGTTCGGGTTGGCTTGCTTTAATTTGACCAGCTGATTAAAGCTGCCCTTGATGGGCGTATCCCACGTATCGCCTGTATAGGACATGCCGGTATCGGCCCATGTATCGCCTTGCACGATCGTGCCGTTCGGCACGCTGATATTGCCGGTTTCGTCCGCGCAGGCCCACGTCTGCGGGTTCGGTCCGGTAGGGTCGGGGTTGCCGTGCACACCGTTCCAGCATATATCGGCAAAGGCGTAATTAATGACGTTGACCTTGGTCGCGTCGATGTCAGGAACTTTGAACCCGCGGCCATAGACGGCCCACTCGGGATAGTAGGTGACGACCTTGTTGCCGGTCAACGTGCCGCCGCCCCCGCCACCACCGCCGGAGCCGGTGAGCGTCGTGATTGTCACTGCGCTGCTGGCAGCAGATACGTTGCCTGCAGCATCTTTGGCTTTGACTGTAAAGGTATAGGTTGTATTCGCCGTCAGTCCTGTGACGGTAAACGAAGTTCCCGAAGTAGTACCTGCGAGAGCAGTACCTCTATATAGGTCATATCCCGTTACACCTACATTGTCGGTGGATGCACTCCAGGACAAGGTAACTGAGCTGCTCGTCACCGAGGAGGAGTTTACGTTAGCGGGCGAGGATGGTGGCTGCGTATCGCCTGCGGCTGCAGACGTAGTGCCTGTGACAGCAGCACTGGCTGCCGAGACATTGCCTGCGGCATCCTTGGCTTTCACAGTGAAGGAGTAGGAAGTGCCTGCCGTTAATCCTGTGACGGTAAACGAAGTGCCGGAAGCAGAACCGGCGAGGGCTGTTCCCCTGTATACGTCATAGCCCGTAACACCTACATTGTCCGTAGAAGCATTCCAGGATAGAGAAATGGAAGTCGTTGTAACGGAGGTCACGTGTACATTGGAGGGAACGGAAGGAGCCTGAGTATCGGGCGTGCCGCCTCCGCCTCCGCCGCTGAGCTTCTGCCACAACGCCGGGACGTTAGGCGGTTCCCAACCCGTTAATGACGTATGCGACTGAATACAGCTGTAATCGGAGCCTCCGTAGGAGACAATATCCCCCACATGGTAGCTCGTATTCGGCGCCCAGGCTGTTGCGGCCAAAGAAGTGATCGGCACCATGGCAAAAACCAGCAGGAAGGTGAGCACTAGAGCGAACATTCGCTTACGGGATCGGTTCATCAATTCTACCTCTTTTCGTATAAGATGGTTTGCGTCTGCGTATCCGGATGAGAATTGCAGGCCAGAATGATTGATGCCCTCAGAATTAGCCTCCTTTCTGCACGAAATGATCTTACTACTTCATTATCGAATGATTTAGAAATTTCTGGAACGGATAATATTCGCTAAGGCTGGGATAATTTTCTTTAACCAATGGTAAATAAGGACAAGCCCTTCTCTCTTGCGGGAATCTACTATTTTGACTACAGTCCATGATAAGAACTTGCTTGGGGAGTTAAGGAACGGGAGAGATGATCATGAGGACATTCATTCGATATTATTCAGGTATGAGTTTGAGGATGCGGCTGACGGTATCTTATATCGTTCTGATTGCCGTCTCGATGACAGTGCTTGGCGTAGGCTACTATGTGAAGAGCTCGCAGGTCATTTTGCAGAATGCAAGCAGTACGCTTCTAGGCTTGGTCAAAAGCAGCAATCAATCGCTGGATGCTAAATTTGCAAGCGTAGAGCAGAGCGCAATCACAATGCACTTGGATGAGGATTTATACGACTTATTCAACACGACCGATTTACAGAAGAGGTATCTGGACTATGAAACGGACCGGAAGATAACGAGGATCTTGCAAAAATATTTTCCGACCTCGGAGGACGTATTTTCGGTCAATTTGGCTACGAAAGACTATACCTTCGGAGGAAATCCGAATTTTTGGATACCCAAAAAGATTTCTCCTTCTCCGCTACGGACACCTATCAGACAGGGCTTCACTCCGTGGACCACACGACATGGATTCCTACCTATAACCTGCTGGAAAAATACTTCTCCTCCTCGGCCGTTGCCAGCACGAAGGATCAATATGTGTTTACCGCAACGCGGCTGATCAATCTATCGCGAGTCACGAACAATCTGCTCAGACCCATGGATAAGGATGCGGAGCGACCGATTTTACTTGTCAACTTTCAGGAGTCGATGATCACCCGCGCTTTTAAGGAAAGTCTTACGGTAAAAGACTCTTATTACTACGTATTTACCCAGGACGGAGAGGTCGTGTCCACTTCCGATCATGCGGCTTCGAAGCCGATAACCTCTGAGTGGCTCGCCAATGTTTTGGCGAAGAAGAGCGGCACTGAATATGTGCGGGTGAACGGGCAGAAGATGGTGGTATGCTTTGACCGAATTCCTACGACAGGCTGGTTGTCCGCGGTCTTTATTCCTTATGACAATTTGCTGGCGACCGTGCCGAATATGTTCAGCTACACGCTGTATTCCACGATCTTGATTCTGGTGCTTTCGGTGGTGCTGGCTTCTTTATTCTCAAGCCGGATTACGATGCCGCTAAAGAAGCTGCTGTGGGGAATCAAACAGATCGGCGAGGGGAATTTTAACACCAGAATTGAGACTCAGGGCACGAGCGAAGTGAATCTCATTATCCATAAATTTAATCAGATGAACGATAAAATTCAGACCTTGATTGTGCAGAACTATGAGACACACATGAAAGAAATGGAGGCAGAGCTCAAGGCGCTTAATTTTCAATTCAATCCGCATTTCTTGTACAACACGCTCAACATCATCAATTATTTGGCTATCGAGAACAAGCAGACGGTCATTAGCAATATGCTGGTGGAATTGTCGGAGATGCTGGAATACACCGCCAAAAAATCCGGCGAGGTCGCCTTCAGCGAAGACGTCAAGTATTTGCAAAATTACGATTACATCATGCGACAGCGCTTTGAGGACAAGTTCCAAATTGAATATCAGTTGGATGCGGAGCTGAACCGGTATACGGTGCCGAAGTTTTTCCTGCAGCCCTTTATCGAGAATGCGCTGATTCACGGCCTTGAAGATCGGGAAGAGGGAGGGTGGATTCGCGTGTCGGGGAGACTTAAGGATGGACTGCGCGTCTTCACGATTGAGGATAACGGCAAAGGCATGGATGAGGCGACAATCGCCCGTGTTCTGACCATTGCGGAAGATACGGCAAGCATGAGCAAATCGATCGGCATCGAGAATGTGAACAAGCGCGTGAAGCTCATCTATGGGCAAGAGTATGGCGTGAAGGTCGAATCCAAGCTGAATGTAGGTACGAAAATTACCATTACGCTGCCTGGATGATAGCGTGAACGGGAGTGACAAACGATGGGAGAAAGCAGCATGGATTCCCTCCGCTATAGGAGCGTGAGCTTCATGGAGTGGATGTAAGCCATTTTCTGCGGAGACTTCTATATGTGCATGGAATCACTTATGTAAGGGTTTTCTGTGCAAAAGTCCACCATTTCACGTTTTTTAGAGTAGGATCGGCCGCTGCCGACACGTTATGATGAAAGCGTAAACAAGAAAACGTGCTTGGAGGGGTTCACTTGAAAAAGAACATAACAACAGTAACGGGTTTGATTGCGATATCCTTGCTAGCCGGCTGCTCCACAGGCGGACAGACGAATTCAGCGCCTGCTTCCGGTGACAACAACCAGAGTGGACAGAAAGAAATTGAAATCACGTACTGGAGACCGCAAGCGAGCGGACCAGAGGATGAATTTTACGTAAGACGTGTGGATGAGTTCAATAAAGCCCATCAAGGCCAAATCAAACTGACGATGGAGCCGATTACACGCGGTAATTCCTTTGCTTACGAGGACAAAATCAATGCTGCCGTAGCATCCCATACACTTCCTGACGTGGTGTCGATGGACGGACCGAACGTAGCCAACTATGCGGCGTCCAACATTGTGATCCCGCTTGATGAGTACTTCACCAAAGAGGATATGAACGATTTCGTTCCTTCCATCGTTCAGCAGGGAACGTATCAGAATAAGTTCTATGCGGCTGGATTAGCGGAATCTTCCGTTGTCTTATTTTATAACAAAAAGATTATGAAGCAGTACGGCATCGAGCCTCCGACGAAGATGGAAGATGCTTGGACGTGGGATCAGTGGTACGACGTTATGAAGAAGACATCCAAGGATGATGTGTTCGGCACCAACATGATTAATGACAAGGGCGAATGGATGACCTATGCGTTCGAGCAAATGTGGATTTCCGCGGGAACGGACATCGTGAACAAGGAGGGCACGGAGGCGCAGGGCTGGGTGAACAGCGACAAGGGCGTGGAAGCCGCGAAATTCCTTCAGAAGATGGCGAATGATAAATTGTTCAACATCGATCCGAAGCCGACCGAGTTCGAGGAAGGCAAAGCCGCTACGAAGCTGGGCGGACCGTGGAACATTCCCGGATTCAAGAACTACCCGGATCTGGAATGGGGCATCACGTACTTCCCTAAGAGCCCTGGCGGCAATCTGACAGCTCCATCCGGCAGCTGGGCGATCGGCGTATCGGCGGACAGCAAGCATCCGAAAGAAGCCGCGGAGGTTGTGAAATGGATGACGAACAAAGACAGCTCTGCGCAGCTTGCCAAAGCGATCAGCATGCCGGCGAGCAGAAAGTCAGCGTATGACAGTCTTCCGGAGTACAATGAGCTTCCTATGCGCATCATCAAAGAACAGGTTATCACTGTGTCCCATGCAAGACCTGTTACTCCGGCATATCCGGTACTGACTCAGAAATTCGCCGAAGCGCTGACCGACATTATGATGGGTGCCGAGGTGAAGAAGTCGCTGGATAATGTAGCATCATCGTTCGACGACGAGTTTAAGCGTAATTTCAGCAAGTAATCCCTTGATAATCATGAAATCCCGGCTGCCGTCATAGAGAACGGCACTTCACAAGAAGGTCGCGGCAGCCGCCGGATTTCGCGATTGCTTTCAGGATAGCTTTGATCGGAGAGGAGTGATGATGGATCCATGCAAAGCGTAAGTTCACAACAAGTTCAAGCACAGACGGGCTCCAAGAAGTCCAAGCTGTCGTCAATCGGGCTCCAGAAGCGAAGAGAATCCGTCACAGGCATTTCATTCGTTCTGCCGGCCGTCATCCTGCTGATTATCTTTTTGCTGCTGCCTTTTATGCTGGCGGTGGCGTTCGGATTTACCAAATTCAATTTACTTCGGCCTGATCAAATCAAATTTATCGGCTTCGACAATTATGTACTTCTGTTTCAAGATAAACTGTTTTATAAATCGCTGTATAACACGCTATATTTCACAATTATCGTCGTTCCGGTGCAATCGGCCGTGGCACTTATGCTTGCTTTGTTAGTCAATAACAGGTTGAAGATGAGAAATGTGTTCCGGATCGCCTACTTCAGTCCGGTGATTACGTCGATGACGGTCATCGCCATCTTATGGATCTCCCTGTACAATCCCAATGAGGGATTAATCAACTCGGCGCTGCACGCGCTGGGCATTCCGAAACAGCCGTTCCTGCGCAGCGCGGACCAGGCGATGAATTCCATCATCTTTATGTCCGTATGGCAAGCAGCCGGGTATCAAATGATGATTTTCCTAGCAGGCCTGCAAAGTATTCCGAAGGATCTCTATGAAGCCTCGGCGATGGATGGCGCGAATAGGCTGCAGCAGCTCAAATATATCACCATTCCAAGCTTATACAATGTAATCGTATTCGTGTTAACCATCACAACGATTCAGGCAGTCAAGCTGTTCACTCAGCCTTATGTCATGACCAATGGTGGACCTGAGAATTCGACGAGGACGCTGGCGCTGCTCATTTACCAGCAGGGCTTCCAGTTCAGGAATGCAGGATACGCGTCCGCGGTATCGGTTATTTTCTTCCTGCTTGTCGTGATCATTTCGTTTTCCATGAAAAAGTTTCTCAAAGACTGATGACAAGAAGGTGATGAGCTCGTGGCTGATCGTAAGATTACAATATTCATCTATGCGTCCAACATTATCGTGTCGGTGCTCTTCATTATCCCTTTGCTGTGGATGATTGTATCGTCGCTGAAACCGGAGAATCAGATTTTTACCGACTTGGACTCGATCAAGTCTTTACTTCCTACGACTATAACGCTTGATAATTATATAAAAGCTTTCCACCGCATTCCCATGATGAAATACTTGTTCAACAGCTTGTTCTATGTCTCGATCATCGGGATCAGCGGACTTGGCGTGAACTCCTTGTGCGGATACGCCTTGGCGAAGTTGAGTTTCAAAGGAAAAAGCGTCATACTCACGGCGATTATTGCACTCATGATCGTGCCGTTTGAAAGCATCGTGATGCCGCTGTACTTCGTCGTCAACAGCCTAAGCTGGGTGAACACCTGGCTAGCGTTGATCGTCCCTTTTATCGCGAACTGCTTCAGCATCTTTATGTTCCGCCAGTTCTTTATGGACATCCCGAATGAGCTGCTGGAGTCTGCCGCTATCGACGGCTCATCTCCCATGAAAACTTTTATTAAAATCGTCGTTCCATTGTCAGGGCCTGTGTTTACAACGGTATTTATTCTGGATTTTATCTCCCATTGGGGAGATTTCATGTGGCCGATCCTTGTGACGACCGGCGAATCGCTGCGAAACATTCAGCTCGGGATCCAAACCTTCTTTACGCTGCCGCCGATCTTTTACGGTCAAATCATGGCAACACTTACGTTTACAACGCTGCCTATCGTTCTGATTTTCCTGCTCCTGCAGAAATACTATGTGCAGGGCATCACTAGCACGGGCATTAAAGGATAAGCACGGTTCAGATACCGGGCGGGGCAGTGGCATAATCTAGAAAGATTTGAGGGAAGCTTATGACAACAGATGTATATAGACCGAAGTTTCATTTTACACCGCTGAGCAATTGGATGAACGATCCAAACGGACTTGTTTATTTTGAGGGAGAGTACCACCTGTTCTATCAGTATCATCCTTACGGCATGACATGGGGACCTATGCATTGGGGGCATGCTGTCAGCAAGGACCTTGTATCTTGGGAGCACCTGCCGATCGCATTGGAGCCGGATGAGCATGGTCAAATATTTTCCGGCAGCGCGGTGGTCGATTGGCACGATACGACAGGCTTCTTCGGGGGAAAAGCGGGTTTGGTTGCGATCTTCACCCATCATGATCAAGATCCGGGCAGTGAGCGCGTTCGGGAACGTCAAAGTCTGGCGTACAGTGAGGACTCGGGCAGAACTTGGACCAAGTACAGCGGTAATCCGGTGTTGGCCGATTCACGCTTTCCGGATTTTCGCGATCCGAAGGTGTTCTGGCACGGACCGACAAGCCAATGGATCCTGATTCTCGCCTCGGGGCAGACGGTGAGTATCTATCATTCTACCAATTTGAAGGATTGGAGCTTCGCCAGTCAGTTCGGCGAGGGAGAGGGCGCTCATATCGGCGTCTGGGAATGTCCCGATCTATTCGAGCTGCCGGTGGATGGCGACCCGTCCAGAACGAAGTGGGTGATGCTTGTAAGCATCGGCAATTCTCCGGAGTATGTCGAAGGCTCCAGGACGCAGTACTTCGTCGGTCAATTCGACGGTACAACCTTCAAGAACGATGATGAGCCGGAGGCGGTGCGATGGTTAGATGCGGGACGGGATAACTATGCGGGAGTCAGCTGGTCGGACATTCCGGGGCAGGACGGACGCCGCATCTACATCGGTTGGATGAGCAACTGGAAGTATGCCAATCTGACACCAACAGAAGGCTGGCGCAGTGCTATGACCCTGCCACGAACGCTTGAGCTAGCTAGTCGTGGAGATCAGACAATACTCATTCAAAAACCGATCGCCGAGCTGCAGCGGTTGAAAGAAGATGGCTATGTGTTTGAGAATGTGGAAGTAGAGCCGGGAACCCAGCTGCTATCCACGTTTGCGCTCTCCAGTTTCCAACTGGAGGTGGAATTTGAACTGCAAACGGCCTCAGAATTCGGGTTCAAGCTCCACATGTCGGAATCCTCCGAAACCGTAGTGGGCTATGTACCCGCCAAGCAGGAGGTCTTTGTGGACCGGTCACGGTCGGGAAATACCGGCTTTCATGCCGATTTCCCCGGCAGACATGCGGTGCAGGTCTTGCCGCAGCATGGTAGAATCAAGCTGAACGTATGGGTGGATGCTTGCTCCGTGGAAGTGTTCGCCGGCGAGGGCGAGGCCGTTATTACCGACCTGCTATTTCCACAGGAAGGTCAGAGCGGCATAGAAGTGTACGCGGTTCAGGGAACGGCGAAGCTCGTCTCGCTTAGGCTATCTCAGGTAGCAAGCAAATAGGCATAGAGGGCAGGTGGCTTGCATGCAGAACATACTGGTGGTAGATGATGAGGCCATTCAACGCAGAGTGCTGGCCAAGATGATCAGGGAAGCCAGACCGAACTGTCATGTGCTGGAAGCCAAGAACGGGCAAGATGCACTAGAAGTCATACGCACGAAACCGATCGATATCGTGTTTACAGATATTAAGATGCCGGTACTGGATGGACTGGAGATGATCGAACGAATGAACGCCTCCGCCCATCCGGTGAAGGTCATCATTCTAAGCGGTTACCGGTATTTTGAATATGCGCAGAAGGCCATTCAGCTGGGTGCATTCGATTACTTGGTCAAACCGATTAAAGAAGAAAGCATCAGCGATATTCTGGACAAAGCAGAAGGCAGCATTACAAGAGAGAAGACAAACCAGCTTGAACAAGAACAAATGAAACAGCAGCTGGATCAGACGTTGTCGGTGTATTGGGATCAGCTTTTGAACGACTGGGTAACAGCAGGGGTGCCTGAAGCTAAGGGCGCAGAAATTCGCAGACATTTCTCGCTTGAGGCTCAAGGCTTGGTGGCAGCAGCCAAAATAGAAGGCGACGGGATCCCGGCAGCGTCATGGGAAAGTGAGAGCTGCATGAAAAGCGCGCTGCTTGATCGAATGGAGACTGCCGCAGCTAGCATGGGTTCGTCTGTCTCTTTTTCTCCCGAGAGGATAAGAGGCTGCTGCTTACCGTCTTGACCGTCTCCTCGTCGTCCGCATTCCGGATGGCGGAATTAGAAAGCGTACTGGCGCAGTTTGCCTCCCAGTGCTCGCAGCAATTCGGCATCTCCATCACCATAGGAATCGGCCGGATGTGCAGCTACGTATTCGAAGAAGCAAAGCAATCATGCGCTGAGGCGCTGACGGCGGCTTCTTTTCGTTATTTTTTGCATGACCGGGCAGTTTTTCCTTATACGGAGATCAGCAGGCTTACTCGCTCTATCCATTATGATTACGGGAAAGAGGAGGAGCTGTTCAAAGAATCGATTCGCAAAGGAAAGATCGAGCAGCTGATGAATCAGGTGGATGAGTGGTTCGCCGGCATGCTTAAGGGCGGGCTGCCTCAACCGGAGCAATGGATCAAGATTGCCCAGCGCATGATAACTGGCGTTGCCGTAGTGATCAGGGATTTTGTCTCTGAGCAGGACTACAAGGACATTGTGATGGGAGCGGAAAGACAGCTTTCCGTAAGCGGCAATTACGAATTGTGCAAAAACAGCTTTCAGAGCCTGCTGCTTGAGTGGATGGACCTGATACAGAAAAGCCGCTCCAGGAAGCATGAATCTGTCGTTGAAGCTTGCCTGCAATATGTGGAGGCGCACTACATGGAGGATTTATCTCTGGATACCGTGGCGGCCAACTTGTTCTTTAGCCCGAACTATTTGACACTCATGTTCAAACAGCACCTGGGGACGACGTTTAGTAAATATTTGTCGGACTTCCGGATGAAGAAAGCGCTGGAATTACTCCAAAACAGTGATTTGAAAGTGTACGAGATCGCTCCGCGTACCGGCTTTAAGGATGATAAATATTTTTACAGAGTGTTTAAAAACAGGTTCGGCATGACGCCCGATGAATACCGCAGAAACAATCATCTGCAGCATATGTCAAACGATTGACATATTTTGCGGCAGTTTCTTATAATGGACGTATGCCTATGAGCTGACGGCCTTTCGGCGCGCCGGCTGTACGACTGCGACTGGACTGTTTTTTGCCCGATTGTGTCATGCGGTATGACGATAGATAAGGAACTTTCTGCAATGATTGTTGCAAGAGAACGAGGAGGAACGTTCATGAGAACCATGTATGCGATAGGTGAAGCGCTGATCGACTTTATTCCTGCCGAAACTGGCGTAGCGCTTAAAGAGGTAAGTAGCTTCAGTAAAGCAGCGGGAGGTGCTCCGGCCAATGTAGCCTGCACGGTAGCTAAGCTGGGAGGGCGAAGCTTATTTATCGGGAAGCTAGGGGAGGACGCCTTCGGCGATTTTCTGGTAGATACGCTGAACCAGGTGGGGGTGGACACGCGGTATGTATCGCGGACGTCCCAGGCGAATACAGCACTGGCATTTGTCAGTCTGCAGGCTGACGGCAGCCGCGACTTTTCTTTCTACCGCAAGCCGAGTGCGGACATGCTGCTGGATGAGAGCGACATTGATGCTTGCAGCTTTGATAGCGATAGCGTGCTGCATTACTGTTCCGTGGATCTAATCGAAGCTCCGGTCAAATATGCGCACATTCGCGCGATTGATGCGGTAAAGAGTAAGGGCGGCTTCATCAGCTTCGACCCTAACGTGAGACTTCCGCTGTGGAACAGCGCCGAAGAGTGCCGACGGACGATCCTAGAGTTCATCCCGCGCAGCCATCTGGTCAAGATCAGCGATGAAGAATTGACGTTTATCACAGGCATCGAGAATGAAGCTGAAGCGATCGCTTCGTTATTTGTTGGCGACGTAACCAGCGTGCTGTTCACACGCGGCTCGAAGGGAGCGACGTGGTTCACAGCAGGCGGAAGTGTATCCGTATCGGGACATGCCGTGAAGGCGGTGGATACCACCGGAGCCGGGGATTCGTTCATCGGGGCGCTGCTGTACCAACTGACCACGGCAGCCGGCGATATTCGCAGTCTTACGGAAGCAGAGATGGAGCGCATGCTGGCCTTTGCTAATGCGGCGGCAGCATTGACGACCACGCGTCATGGGGCGATTCCTTCTTTGCCGGCTTTAGATGAAGTGAACCGGTTTATGAACGGTGAGTAGAAGGTTTGGAGAGTACTCGTCCTCTTGCAGGGCGAGTATTTTTTTTGATCAATGTCCCGTCACAGGCATCCTCGTTGCATTTATCAGACGAATCCGCGTAGTCTAAATGGTAATTTTATGGTAAATTTTAGAGTGAGGAGGATGGGAAGGAGGGGTTATTCACTATGAAAGATAACTATCAGGTCACTGGACCCAGCAGATTGCACTGGATCCTCTTGATCAATGCATGTAATATAGGATTCTCTTCTTTAGAAAGCATCATAGATAACTCGTATTGGCAACTAGCTGTCGTCGTTGGAATACTCTGTTCGCTCACTGGAATGATTGTGATGATCGTGATGAGTTTTAAAAAAGCTAAGCTTCATGTTCTTGGAGAATCCATTATTGTCGGAGATAGGGTATTTGTTCCTGCGGAGCTCCGAGAGATTATCGTTTCATCCATGCATCGAACGGTATGGTTTAAGAGGAAGAGTGGCTGGAGCCGTCCTGGCTATCATGTGGGAAAAGAGGAGCCGTTTGATGAGGCTGCTGTTGCGATCCGGTCCTGGGCGTATCGGAATCAGGTTACCGTTCGGACTATATCCTAGTGCTTCAAAAAGCGCGAGGGAGGCTGTTGGTGCTATCCTTTTTAATCAATGTGCATTTCTATTGCAGGACCGCTTCAATTTCTTGGAGCCCACAGCATGATGGAGACACCGACTAAGCAAACGGCTGCTCCGATCCAATCGTACATATCGGGCGACTTCTTATCGACCAGCCATCCCCACAGAACAGCAAGGATAATAAACACACCTCCGTAGGCCGCGTACACCCGGCCAAACGATGGGAATTGCTGCAAAGTAGGCAGGATGCCGTAGAGAATGAGGATGAGACTGCCTGTTATGCCGTACCAGAGCGGCT
This genomic window from Paenibacillus hexagrammi contains:
- a CDS encoding carbohydrate ABC transporter permease, translated to MADRKITIFIYASNIIVSVLFIIPLLWMIVSSLKPENQIFTDLDSIKSLLPTTITLDNYIKAFHRIPMMKYLFNSLFYVSIIGISGLGVNSLCGYALAKLSFKGKSVILTAIIALMIVPFESIVMPLYFVVNSLSWVNTWLALIVPFIANCFSIFMFRQFFMDIPNELLESAAIDGSSPMKTFIKIVVPLSGPVFTTVFILDFISHWGDFMWPILVTTGESLRNIQLGIQTFFTLPPIFYGQIMATLTFTTLPIVLIFLLLQKYYVQGITSTGIKG
- a CDS encoding glycoside hydrolase family 32 protein, with product MTTDVYRPKFHFTPLSNWMNDPNGLVYFEGEYHLFYQYHPYGMTWGPMHWGHAVSKDLVSWEHLPIALEPDEHGQIFSGSAVVDWHDTTGFFGGKAGLVAIFTHHDQDPGSERVRERQSLAYSEDSGRTWTKYSGNPVLADSRFPDFRDPKVFWHGPTSQWILILASGQTVSIYHSTNLKDWSFASQFGEGEGAHIGVWECPDLFELPVDGDPSRTKWVMLVSIGNSPEYVEGSRTQYFVGQFDGTTFKNDDEPEAVRWLDAGRDNYAGVSWSDIPGQDGRRIYIGWMSNWKYANLTPTEGWRSAMTLPRTLELASRGDQTILIQKPIAELQRLKEDGYVFENVEVEPGTQLLSTFALSSFQLEVEFELQTASEFGFKLHMSESSETVVGYVPAKQEVFVDRSRSGNTGFHADFPGRHAVQVLPQHGRIKLNVWVDACSVEVFAGEGEAVITDLLFPQEGQSGIEVYAVQGTAKLVSLRLSQVASK
- a CDS encoding response regulator, whose product is MQNILVVDDEAIQRRVLAKMIREARPNCHVLEAKNGQDALEVIRTKPIDIVFTDIKMPVLDGLEMIERMNASAHPVKVIILSGYRYFEYAQKAIQLGAFDYLVKPIKEESISDILDKAEGSITREKTNQLEQEQMKQQLDQTLSVYWDQLLNDWVTAGVPEAKGAEIRRHFSLEAQGLVAAAKIEGDGIPAASWESESCMKSALLDRMETAAASMGSSVSFSPERIRGCCLPS
- a CDS encoding helix-turn-helix transcriptional regulator, whose product is MTVSSSSAFRMAELESVLAQFASQCSQQFGISITIGIGRMCSYVFEEAKQSCAEALTAASFRYFLHDRAVFPYTEISRLTRSIHYDYGKEEELFKESIRKGKIEQLMNQVDEWFAGMLKGGLPQPEQWIKIAQRMITGVAVVIRDFVSEQDYKDIVMGAERQLSVSGNYELCKNSFQSLLLEWMDLIQKSRSRKHESVVEACLQYVEAHYMEDLSLDTVAANLFFSPNYLTLMFKQHLGTTFSKYLSDFRMKKALELLQNSDLKVYEIAPRTGFKDDKYFYRVFKNRFGMTPDEYRRNNHLQHMSND
- a CDS encoding carbohydrate kinase family protein; protein product: MRTMYAIGEALIDFIPAETGVALKEVSSFSKAAGGAPANVACTVAKLGGRSLFIGKLGEDAFGDFLVDTLNQVGVDTRYVSRTSQANTALAFVSLQADGSRDFSFYRKPSADMLLDESDIDACSFDSDSVLHYCSVDLIEAPVKYAHIRAIDAVKSKGGFISFDPNVRLPLWNSAEECRRTILEFIPRSHLVKISDEELTFITGIENEAEAIASLFVGDVTSVLFTRGSKGATWFTAGGSVSVSGHAVKAVDTTGAGDSFIGALLYQLTTAAGDIRSLTEAEMERMLAFANAAAALTTTRHGAIPSLPALDEVNRFMNGE
- a CDS encoding YnfA family protein: MLLAVLLFILAGLAEIGGGYMVWLWLKESKPLWYGITGSLILILYGILPTLQQFPSFGRVYAAYGGVFIILAVLWGWLVDKKSPDMYDWIGAAVCLVGVSIMLWAPRN